The Actinomycetota bacterium genome contains the following window.
GAAGGATCCCGGACTCCTGGACGCCGGGTTCCTCTATGCCGAAGACGGCACAAACGAGTAGCGGCTACCTCACACGCGGATAGCTGCCAAGGACCTTCACCGTGCGCAGCTTGAGCCGCAGGCAATCCAGCGCCAGCCGCACATTCTCATCGTCCATATGACCGGCGAGATCGATGAAGAACATGTATTCGCCAAGGGCCTTGCGCGTCGGACGCGACTGGATCTTCGTCAGGTTGATCTGTCCGAATGCAAACTCGGACAGGATCATGTGCAGCGTACCCGGGCGGTCGGCCTTCATGAACAACGCAAGCGATGTCTTGTCGTCCCCCGTGCGCTCCCGGATACCCCGACCGACAGTCACAAAGCGCGTCTGGTTCCCCGCGTAGTCCTCGATCGCGTCAACAAGCACCTCGGCACCGTACAACTGGACGGCCAGAAGATTCGTGATGGCAGCCGTCCGAGGCTGCTCGATGATAGTCTTCGCTGCTTCGGCGGTGGACGTCGCCGCATGTATCGGCCTGGCCGGAAGGTTCTCGGCAAGCCACCTGCGGCACTGACCGACCGCCTGGGGATGACTCACGATCGACTCGATATCCGTGAGAGCGGTCCCGGGGGCGGCGCACAGGACATGGTGGATGTCCCGTACGACCTCGCCCTGTATCTCAAGGTCGGTCTCGAACGCCAGGGCATCGAGGGTGGCGTTCACGGATCCCTCGAGTGAATTCTCTATGGGCACCAACCCCATGTCGGCCTTGCCGCGCTCAACCGATGTGAAGACCTCTTCGATGGTCGCGCATGGTAGACCGTCGATGCCCTCTCCGAGCGAGAGCAGGGCATCATGGGAGTGGGTCCCTTCAGGTCCAAGGTACGCATAGCAGATCACGTCGCGGCCTCTCCCTCATTCGGTGCCCCGACGCGCGCGCCGCCGACGGCTGTCCCGGGCCCGATGCGCGGTGAGCGCACCCGGTTCTTCCCGCTGTTCTTGGCGTGGTAGAGCGCATCGTCAGCGAGCCGCAGCAGCGACTCCTTGTCGCGCGCATGGTGCGGATAGGTCGCAAGTCCGAGGGACACGGTGATGTGGCAGGACCGATCTCCGTCCGAATCTGCGAACAAGTGGCTCGCAATGGCCTCGCGAATCTTCTCGGCCACGACGAAGACTCCAGCGCCGTCGGTCTCCGGCAGGATAACGGAGAACTCCTCACCGCCGTAGCGCGCCACCACATCGACCTCGCGCACCGAGTTCCTGAGCACGGTGCCGAGCTCCGCAAGGGCCAGATCGCCCGCGATGTGTCCCTGCGTATCGTTGAAGCGCTTGAACTCATCGACGTCGAGCATGACGAAGGAGACGTCCTTCGAGTAGCGGCGCGCGCGCTCGATCTCCTCGTCGAGACGCTGCTGGAGGTAGCGATAGTTGTTAAGGCCGGTCAGCTCATCTGTTATGGCAAGCCGCTTCGTGAGCTTGTAGAGCTGCGAGTTCTCAACCGCGACAACAAGCTCGCTCGCCACTGCTTGCAGCACGAGCCGGTCCTCCTCGGTCAGGTCGTCCACGGCACCCGACTCGGCGCAGAACACAACCATCATCTGATGGTGATCGAGTATCGACAGACACGTGTAGTGGTCGTCGGTGACCGGCATGCCCCCAGCCAGTTCGCGGAAACGCGGAGGCACAACGGCCCCATCGCCGCTCATGCCGACACTGGCGCTGAACAGCGTGCGTGACTTCTGGCGATCGATCACGAACAGGCAGCATGACGGTACGTCGATGACCTTCGTGACTATGTCGAGGACGAGCGGCCCCACCCGGTCGAAATCGAGGCTTGAGTGGATGATCTCGTTCATCTGGGACACGGCTTGCAGTTCCGCAAGGCGGCGGCGCAGCTGGGTGTTGAGCACGTCCTTCTCTTCCCGGCTAGCTTCGATCTCGCTTTCGCGCTCGCGATAGCGCCCGGCCATCGCCGTAGCGATGGCGGCAACGAATCCGATCGCAGCGGTCTTGACGAGGATGAACCCGAGCGCCGGAAGATCATTCGGCATCTCGGCTATGTTGTGCGCGATGAGATAGGTGAATGCTGCAGCGGCGGCAATGATCATCCCGTCCCGCCGACGCACCACGTAGCTGTAGAACACAGGAATGGAGATCAGCGCGGGGTAGACCGGGTCCTCGTATGCGTGCAAAGCAATCGTGAGCGCACCCAGTCCGACAAGGTCCAGCGGTGCCAGCCAGGTGAGAAGCTGCGTCAACTCGACGTCCTCGCGGCGCCTGAGTGCGAAATACGCCACTGTGACAACCGTGAAGACTCCGGCTGCGACAAGGACGATCGGCATGCGCATGTCGTTCTTGATGTACGTGCCAAGAATGGCGAGCGCCACTACCAGCACATACAGGACGACACGGACGCGCGCGTACGTGCGCTTGGCTTGCAGATCGAACTCTGTATCTGAGGGGTGCGCCACTGCGCTCCGCATCTGTCGTTTCCACATCTTCACACGTGGGCTACGTGTGGCACTATAGTGCCACGCCCCCACAAGCCCGTCGAACCTCAGGGTATGAGTGTCATCGCCAAGAGAGAGGCGCTTCATGGATCCCCAAGACCTTCGTTCCCTTCTTGAGTCAGTTGCAGCGGGAACCGTCGACACCGACGGCGCCTTCGAACAGCTGCGCACTCTCCCGTTCTCCGACATCGACGTGGCCAAGGTGGACCATCACAGAGCGCTGCGATGTGGGTTCCCGGAAGTAATCTTCTGCCAGGGCAAGACGCCCGGGCAGGTCCGAAGCGTCGCGCGCGAACTGCTCGACCACGGAGATGTCGTGTTGGCCACGCGGGCCAGTGCGTCGCAGTACCAGGCGCTCGCCCAGATAGCGCCTGACGCGCGCTACTTCGAGGCGTCGCGGCTCATTGTGGTCGACCGCCGCACCGACCCGCCCCGCACCGGTCACATCGTTGTTGCGTCCGGCGGCACCGCGGATTCTCCGGTAGCGGAGGAGGCCGCCATCTGCGCGGAGGTCATGGGCAACCGGGTGACCCGCGTGTTCGACGTCGGTGTCGCAGGCCTTCACCGCCTGCTCGCGCATCAGGAAACCCTGCACTCAGCCCGCGCAATCATCGCGGTGGCCGGTATGGAGGGCGCCTTGCCCTCGCTCGTCGCGGGCCTTGTGTCGGTCCCGGTCATCGCGGTTCCGACATCTGTCGGCTACGGTGTGAGCTTCGGCGGAGTCGCTCCTCTCCTCACGATGCTCAACTCATGTGCCTCGGGAATCGGGGTCGTCAACATCGACAACGGATTCGGGGGCGCGGCCCTGGCAAGCAGGATAAACCACACGCCCCCGGCCGAGGACTCTCCGGCCGATGCCACCCCTGAGCAGCCGTGATCGCGTATCTCGACTGCACGAGCGGTATCTCCGGCGACAAGTTCCTGGCCGCCCTCATCGATGCCGGCCTTGCCGAGGAGACCCTCGCGGCCGCGCTCGATTCCCTGGGTATCGGCGCGCGCGTAGCGACCGCGCGGGCGGTGCGGGGCGGGTTCGAGGGTCTGTCGCTACGCGTTGACTCCGGCGATGTCCAGCCCTCCCGGAACTGGTGTGACATACGGGCGCTCATCAGCTCCTCGGCCTTGGACGCGCCCGTCATCGAGGGCGCACTTGCCGCATTCGACCTGCTGGCCCGGGCCGAAGCACTGGTACATGGGGTTCCGGTCGACGAGGTCTACTTTCACGAGGTAGGGGCCGTCGACTCGATCGCGGACATCGTCGGGGTTGCCCTTGGGCTGCACGTTTTGGGCATCACCGGGCTGTACTGTTCGCCCGTATCGCTCGGCTGGGGCACCGTCGACACCGAGCACGGAACACTCCCCGTGCCTGCCCCTGCCACCGCCGAGCTGCTCCAGGGCATCCCGGTAGTCGGGGGACCAGCCGAAGGCGAGATGACGACGCCCACTGGCGCGGCTCTCTTGCGAGCGCATGTCGTCGCCTACGGCCCGATGCCCGCCATGCGCGTCGAGCGCATAGGCCGGGGGGCCGGCTCTCGCGAACTGTCCGTACCGAACGTCGCGCGCCTGTTCTTTGGCGAGGCGGAGCATGGCGAGGCTGAAACTGAACCGGTCGTGCTCCTTGAGTCCAACATCGATCACCTCTCGCCCGAGCATGCCGCATTCGCGGCCGAACAGCTGCTCGAAGACGGTGCGCTCGACGTGTGGCAGACCCCGATCGTCATGAAGAAGGGGCGCGCGGCGACCCTGATCAGCGTGCTCGTTCGCGCGGGTGACGAAGCGCGAACGGCTGCTTCGATCATGGAGCTCACGGGCACGCTGGGCGTCCGCATCGCACCAACAGCGAGGTATGCGGCAACGCGAACCATCGTGCATGCCGAAACGATCTGGGGACCGGTTGCCGTCAAGGTCGCCGACTTCTCCGGCGCACCGCGCTACCGGGCCGAATACGAGGATTGCGCCCGCATCGCGCGGGAACAGGGCGTCCCCATCCGCGAAGTATGTGAAGCTGCGGAGAGGGCTGCGCGCGACGACAGCGCGTAGCGACCCGCTACGCGGCAGCCCCGCCAGGCGGGGCTGCCAGGCAGGGCCGACGTCGGTGCTCGCTGATCTTGTCTAGCGCCCGCAAGCCCCGAACTAAGTTGGCGCTGGGACCCTCATGTGGAGATGCCGTTGGCAGGAGTCCCACTTCATGAATCGGCAGAAACAGTCCGCGGGATAACCCTCGCAGCAAAGGTTGCGGGCATGGTTCTCGCGCCTCGCCCGCAAGGTGGGCCACCGAATCGGCAGCCGACTAGAAGCGACGTGTGCTCGTGCGCCCCCCGCGCTTCCCGACGCCGCCCGAGAATACGCGCCGGGGAGCCGCCGACGCCGTTTCGCGGTCCACGTCAGGAATCACGCGATCGCGATACTCGAAACCCTCCACGTCGCGGGTGGGAACCACGGTGTCGATGGCGCTCTCGATCTCACGCCAGGCCGTCATCTCCTCGTATGAGAGGAGTGTGATCGCGATACCCGTCTCCCCCGCGCGGGCGGTGCGTCCGATGCGATGCACGTAGTCATCCGGACGCTCGGGCGCATCGTAGTTGATCACGTGTGTGATGCCATCGACATCGATACCTCGGGCCATTACGTCCGTGGATATGAGAAGCGCGTGCTTGCCATTCCGGAAGCCCTCGAGCGTTTGCGTGCGGGTAGACTGAGGGAGGTCGCTGTGAATGGTCGCCGCCTCGACACCGCTGGAGTTGAGCGCCGCCGCAAGCCGGTCAGCCCGCCGCTTTGTCCGTGTGAACACGATGGCCCGGTATTCGGTCGTCTGCTTGAGCAGGGCGACCATGAGTTCGGTCTTCTGCATCGAGCTCACCGGATACGCGTACTGCGCGACCTCGCTCACTGGGGTGGAGGACGGAGCGACGTCGACGCGAACCGGGTCGTGCAACGTGTCACCGATGACGCGGAGGACCGCGCTTGAGAGGGTCGCCGAGAAGAGCATGTTCTGCCGCTTGGGCATAAGTAGTCTCAGAATCTTGCGCACATCCGGCCAGAACCCCATGTCGAGCATGCGGTCCGCCTCATCAAGCACCAGCAGTTCCACGTGAGACAGGTCGACATCCCCGCGTTGCTGGAGATCGAGAAGCCGTCCCGGTGTGGCCACGAGCATATCCACGCCCGCGTGCAGCCCCTTGATCTGCGACTTATAGCCCACTCCCCCGTAGACGGCGAGCACGCTGTGGTGCGTGTGGTGCGCCACGGCTCGCGCGACCTTCTCGATCTGCACGGCGAGCTCGCGGGTCGGTGTGACGACCAACGCTATGGGTCGCTTGCGATGCGGTATGGACTGCAGCAGGGGAAGCACGAAAGCCGCCGTCTTCCCGGTGCCGGTCTGAGCGCAAGCTAGGACGTCTCGTCCTTCAAGCACATATGGTATCGCCTGCTCCTGAATCGGTGTCGGCTCATCGAAGCCGAGCTCCGCAATAGCCTCGAGCACAGCTCCGTCAAGTCCAAGGTCAGAAAACCCCATGCATCTCCTTTGTGTTCACCGCGTCGAGCGATCTCGCCGCTCATCGTCAGAGCATCGCCCCCAGGGCCATACGTTCCGATGATACCCCGTGTGGCCCGGCTTTACTTGCGTGGGTCGCGTCCGGCACGTTCAGGCAGGTAGGATGGAGGGGCCTGGCCGAAGACCGTGACCCCGGCAGGCGAACCCCAGATCCCTAGAGGTGCCGGATGTAGTAGCGGCAGTGACGATTCCGAGGGCAGTCGGACGGCAGCTCTTTGAGCGGGAACGTCCAGTAGTCGCCCTCGACGAAGCAGCTGCACGCCCAGCGCCTTTCATCCTCATTGATGCGCCTTTGGAACAGGTCGTCCTCGAGCGGGCGCTCCCGCCACCAAGTGCACTTCCCTTTGACGGGCGCGTAGCCCTCGCTCATGCGATCGCTCCCGGTAGCCCTCCTGCGTTACGTCCCATCATCGCACCTGCGTGCCCGGCGGAACTACCTGCCGAGGAACCTGTGGTGATTGTACCCTTCGGGCGGCCTCACTCGTCGGCGGCGGGCGGTCGGGTCGGATAGGTCCGGCTCGAGAAGACGCCCCCGTAGACGCAGAACGACCCCGGAGGCCGGGGCCGTTCGATGTCGCTTTGGTGCGGGTGAAAGGAGTTGAACCTTCACGGGGTTGCCCCCACATGGACCTGAACCATGCGCGTCTGCCATTCCGCCACACCCGCGTAGCGCGAGTAGTGATGGTAGCACTGCTGGTCACAGTGCGCAAAGAGGGTGGATGTCGCAAGTGCGAAGATGGTGCTACGGCGCGGTCTCCCACGGCTGCACCTCATGGATCGCGTAGCCGTGCTCGGTGCCCCACTTCGTCGCGGCCGCCTTGGCCTCTTCGCTTCCGCTTGCCAGAATCGCGTTCGCCATCTTCACGTCGCCGAACTCCTCGAGGGCGGCTAGGATGTCGGCGTCGGGCACGCTGCCCCAGCCCCGAACCACGCCCACATATATGCGAAACGTCTTCTTGCTCGCCAGCATCTTCGAGAGCTCGTCCGGAGAATCGGCGAGTATCTCTGCCAGTCCGATCGAGGCCGGTCCAAACACATCCGCGTCCTTGCTTCCGAGCCGCTTGCGCAGCTCGGGCACGGCGGCCTGTCCTTGGCCGGCAAGACCCTCGCCGAGGGCTTCGACCGAGAAGACGACCGCCCGCTTCGCGTCGACCTGTTCGAGCAACGCCGACAGGACGCGCGGGTCCTCGAGCCCGCCGAACGCCCGGGCGAGAGCCGCCAGCTCCATCTTGCGCAGCGTGTCGTAGGTGTCGGTCGCGGGGTCGAGCGTGGCCACGTAGGCAAGAAGCGGCTCCACGGCGCGGGCGTCACCGGCGACACCCAGAGGGCCGACGGCCATCGAGGCCGTGTCGGGCGATTCGAGCAGGCCGAGGAGTGCGTCGACGGCTTCGGGCGTACCGAGCTCCCCGAGCGCAGCCACGGCATCGGAGCGCTTCGTGTAGTCGAGGTTCCGGTCCTTGGCCATCTCGACGAGGCCGGCCACGTCCCCTTTGTCGCGCAGGCTTGACGCGGACGCGCCGCATCCAGCAAGGCCGAGCGAGCACACGAGCAGAGCAACGAGCAGTACGATGCGGCTCTTCTTCACGGCAATCGCCTCCCTGCGGGGATTCTACGCCGGAACGTACCTCCCGGTCTCGTACATTCTGCTCGGCACGCTGACGGGCTCGCACGCTAGAATAGGCATCGCACCGGCGCACCGGGAGACTCCTTGGACCAGCCGCTCATCCTCGACAGGTACCGCCCGCTGACCGAGCTTGCGACCGGCGGCTTTGGCGAGGTAACACTCGCCTACGACACGCGCATGCAGCGACGTGTCGCCATCAAGCGGCTGCCGTTCCCACACGACCGCTCCGGGCACCCCGTGACGCCTGCCGGCCTCGCCGAGGCAAGAACGGCCGCGCTACTCAACCATCCAAGCATCGTCACCGTCTACGAGTGGGACACCGACGATGATGAAGCGTTCATCATCATGGAGTACGTGGACGGCGCATCCCTGGCCGACCTGCTCGACGCATACCGGGGCCCGCTCGACGACGACGAGGCCGCAGCGGTGATCGAAGCGGTCGCCTCGGCACTCGAGTTCGCACACGACAACGGGGTGCTGCATCTCGACATCAAGCCGGAGAACGTTCTCATCACGCGCGACGGGCGCGTGAAGGTCACCGACTTCGGCGTGGCAACGCTCTCGGCGGCGAGCGGCCACGGTCCCGCCGTCGGAGGCACGCTGGGCTACATGCCGCTCGAACAGCTCCGCACCGAGCGGGTCGACGAACGCACCGACGTATGGGCCTTCGGCGCCTTGGCCTTCGAGATCCTCACCAACGCGAACCCGTTCGTTGCCGACAGTATCGAGGGCGCGATCTTCAAAGCCGAGATCGTCGAGCCTCCCGCCGCCGGGGAGTTCGAACCGTCGATCCCCCCGGCGATCGATCACATCCTCGCAGCCGCGCTGGAGACCCACCGCACCGACCGCTACTCCGGCGTGACGGAATTCGCGAATCGCCTGCTCGACCACCTCGGCGACGCGAGCGCTGGACGCGAGTCTCTTGCCGATGCGATAGCACTGCACTTCGCCGAGTCCG
Protein-coding sequences here:
- a CDS encoding DEAD/DEAH box helicase, with the translated sequence MGFSDLGLDGAVLEAIAELGFDEPTPIQEQAIPYVLEGRDVLACAQTGTGKTAAFVLPLLQSIPHRKRPIALVVTPTRELAVQIEKVARAVAHHTHHSVLAVYGGVGYKSQIKGLHAGVDMLVATPGRLLDLQQRGDVDLSHVELLVLDEADRMLDMGFWPDVRKILRLLMPKRQNMLFSATLSSAVLRVIGDTLHDPVRVDVAPSSTPVSEVAQYAYPVSSMQKTELMVALLKQTTEYRAIVFTRTKRRADRLAAALNSSGVEAATIHSDLPQSTRTQTLEGFRNGKHALLISTDVMARGIDVDGITHVINYDAPERPDDYVHRIGRTARAGETGIAITLLSYEEMTAWREIESAIDTVVPTRDVEGFEYRDRVIPDVDRETASAAPRRVFSGGVGKRGGRTSTRRF
- the pheA gene encoding prephenate dehydratase, encoding MICYAYLGPEGTHSHDALLSLGEGIDGLPCATIEEVFTSVERGKADMGLVPIENSLEGSVNATLDALAFETDLEIQGEVVRDIHHVLCAAPGTALTDIESIVSHPQAVGQCRRWLAENLPARPIHAATSTAEAAKTIIEQPRTAAITNLLAVQLYGAEVLVDAIEDYAGNQTRFVTVGRGIRERTGDDKTSLALFMKADRPGTLHMILSEFAFGQINLTKIQSRPTRKALGEYMFFIDLAGHMDDENVRLALDCLRLKLRTVKVLGSYPRVR
- a CDS encoding GGDEF domain-containing protein; this translates as MRSAVAHPSDTEFDLQAKRTYARVRVVLYVLVVALAILGTYIKNDMRMPIVLVAAGVFTVVTVAYFALRRREDVELTQLLTWLAPLDLVGLGALTIALHAYEDPVYPALISIPVFYSYVVRRRDGMIIAAAAAFTYLIAHNIAEMPNDLPALGFILVKTAAIGFVAAIATAMAGRYRERESEIEASREEKDVLNTQLRRRLAELQAVSQMNEIIHSSLDFDRVGPLVLDIVTKVIDVPSCCLFVIDRQKSRTLFSASVGMSGDGAVVPPRFRELAGGMPVTDDHYTCLSILDHHQMMVVFCAESGAVDDLTEEDRLVLQAVASELVVAVENSQLYKLTKRLAITDELTGLNNYRYLQQRLDEEIERARRYSKDVSFVMLDVDEFKRFNDTQGHIAGDLALAELGTVLRNSVREVDVVARYGGEEFSVILPETDGAGVFVVAEKIREAIASHLFADSDGDRSCHITVSLGLATYPHHARDKESLLRLADDALYHAKNSGKNRVRSPRIGPGTAVGGARVGAPNEGEAAT
- a CDS encoding serine/threonine-protein kinase, whose protein sequence is MDQPLILDRYRPLTELATGGFGEVTLAYDTRMQRRVAIKRLPFPHDRSGHPVTPAGLAEARTAALLNHPSIVTVYEWDTDDDEAFIIMEYVDGASLADLLDAYRGPLDDDEAAAVIEAVASALEFAHDNGVLHLDIKPENVLITRDGRVKVTDFGVATLSAASGHGPAVGGTLGYMPLEQLRTERVDERTDVWAFGALAFEILTNANPFVADSIEGAIFKAEIVEPPAAGEFEPSIPPAIDHILAAALETHRTDRYSGVTEFANRLLDHLGDASAGRESLADAIALHFAESDDSAGGGFDTLGLWDRLAPRSGAATRATAALLSAWLAWAGALPLGFGTAAAAAVAGLVALAAVLAPGLGTGLALLVLCAGIGAGASWPLAAALAAIGTAVWLAAGRRDSGVLAALVAPPLGVAHLAPTAPLLAGFALSPLRAALLGGFGATLTMLASAASGGEAPYLLVASRWLTDPIGLRAPDATISALLTSSAALAPIVAWGLAAAAMSLACRRASRPAAVLGAFLGTAALYGGYALADAIARLGNTSATWSGQSLLPHVTASLILIVLVIAAGPPVRGEEE
- the larB gene encoding nickel pincer cofactor biosynthesis protein LarB codes for the protein MDPQDLRSLLESVAAGTVDTDGAFEQLRTLPFSDIDVAKVDHHRALRCGFPEVIFCQGKTPGQVRSVARELLDHGDVVLATRASASQYQALAQIAPDARYFEASRLIVVDRRTDPPRTGHIVVASGGTADSPVAEEAAICAEVMGNRVTRVFDVGVAGLHRLLAHQETLHSARAIIAVAGMEGALPSLVAGLVSVPVIAVPTSVGYGVSFGGVAPLLTMLNSCASGIGVVNIDNGFGGAALASRINHTPPAEDSPADATPEQP
- the larC gene encoding nickel pincer cofactor biosynthesis protein LarC; the encoded protein is MIAYLDCTSGISGDKFLAALIDAGLAEETLAAALDSLGIGARVATARAVRGGFEGLSLRVDSGDVQPSRNWCDIRALISSSALDAPVIEGALAAFDLLARAEALVHGVPVDEVYFHEVGAVDSIADIVGVALGLHVLGITGLYCSPVSLGWGTVDTEHGTLPVPAPATAELLQGIPVVGGPAEGEMTTPTGAALLRAHVVAYGPMPAMRVERIGRGAGSRELSVPNVARLFFGEAEHGEAETEPVVLLESNIDHLSPEHAAFAAEQLLEDGALDVWQTPIVMKKGRAATLISVLVRAGDEARTAASIMELTGTLGVRIAPTARYAATRTIVHAETIWGPVAVKVADFSGAPRYRAEYEDCARIAREQGVPIREVCEAAERAARDDSA